A genomic stretch from Corynebacterium kutscheri includes:
- a CDS encoding phosphomannomutase/phosphoglucomutase — MSRSRESVTSVIKAYDVRGVVGKQIDAEFIYDVGAAFGRLMREEGAEQIAIGHDMRPSSPELSQAFAQGVISQGLNVLYLGLNSTDQLYFASGSYNCPGAMFTASHNPAEYNGIKLCRSGARPVGQETGLAEIIDMLVAGVPAFSGAPGQIQQGDSLTAYGAYLRELVDLSGIRPLRVAVDAANGMGGYTVPEVFAGLPLEIEPLYFELDGTFPNHEANPLDPKNLVDLQEFTPQVGADIGLAFDGDADRCFVVDEQGQPVSPSAICAIVAERYLAQKPGATIIHNLITSKAVPEIIAENGGVAVRTRVGHSFIKAKMAEEKAVFGGEHSAHYYFTEFFNADSGILAAMHVLAALGSQDKPLSEMMAAYNRYAASGEINSRLNSAAEQKQRTQAVIDAFESTGRIESVDELDGVTVQLRDTPAWFNVRASNTEPLLRLNVEAPTTAEVDALVAEILGIIRG; from the coding sequence TTGAGCCGCTCCCGGGAATCGGTCACCAGTGTAATTAAAGCCTATGACGTTCGTGGCGTAGTAGGAAAACAGATCGACGCCGAGTTTATTTATGATGTTGGTGCAGCCTTTGGCCGACTCATGCGTGAAGAAGGTGCTGAGCAGATTGCTATCGGTCATGATATGCGTCCTTCCTCGCCAGAGCTTTCCCAAGCTTTCGCTCAGGGCGTAATCTCTCAAGGGCTTAATGTTCTTTATCTAGGACTAAACTCTACTGACCAGCTTTATTTTGCTTCCGGTAGCTATAACTGCCCAGGCGCTATGTTTACTGCCTCACATAATCCAGCAGAATATAATGGCATTAAATTGTGTCGCTCTGGGGCTCGTCCAGTTGGCCAGGAAACCGGTTTGGCTGAAATCATCGATATGCTTGTTGCTGGGGTACCTGCATTTAGTGGTGCTCCAGGTCAAATCCAACAAGGAGATTCGCTTACTGCCTATGGTGCGTACCTACGCGAATTGGTAGATCTGAGTGGTATTCGTCCGCTTCGTGTTGCAGTAGATGCTGCTAATGGCATGGGTGGTTACACTGTGCCAGAGGTTTTCGCTGGTCTGCCGCTAGAAATTGAACCATTGTATTTTGAACTTGATGGTACGTTTCCTAATCATGAGGCGAACCCGCTTGATCCGAAGAATTTGGTTGATCTTCAAGAATTTACCCCACAGGTTGGTGCAGATATTGGTCTCGCTTTCGACGGTGATGCTGATCGCTGTTTCGTAGTCGATGAGCAAGGTCAACCGGTAAGCCCTTCTGCCATTTGTGCGATTGTTGCTGAGCGTTATTTAGCGCAAAAACCAGGTGCAACCATTATTCATAATTTAATTACTTCTAAAGCTGTGCCAGAGATCATCGCCGAAAATGGTGGCGTTGCGGTACGTACTCGGGTGGGACACTCCTTTATTAAGGCAAAGATGGCGGAAGAAAAAGCTGTTTTTGGCGGTGAGCATTCCGCACACTATTACTTCACCGAATTTTTTAATGCTGATTCTGGTATTTTGGCTGCCATGCACGTCTTGGCGGCATTAGGTAGCCAAGACAAGCCATTAAGCGAAATGATGGCCGCTTATAATCGTTATGCTGCTTCCGGTGAAATTAACTCCCGGCTGAATTCTGCTGCTGAGCAAAAACAACGCACCCAGGCAGTTATTGATGCTTTTGAATCCACCGGGCGCATTGAAAGCGTTGATGAGCTTGATGGGGTGACAGTACAGTTACGCGATACCCCAGCCTGGTTTAATGTGCGTGCTTCCAATACCGAGCCACTGCTTCGACTTAATGTTGAAGCACCGACAACTGCTGAGGTCGATGCATTGGTAGCAGAGATTTTAGGAATCATTCGCGGATAA
- the manA gene encoding mannose-6-phosphate isomerase, class I, which produces MTPLVPRMQNYPWGSRTLIAQLQGREESAKPEAELWYGAHPAGSSTIGDSQQSLLELINECPQEQLGEDVIARFGQRLPFLLKILAAGEPLSLQAHPTLVQAQEGFARENELGIDIAASNRNYRDDNHKPELLVALTEFHAMAGFRPLERTKELFHAIACPELDRYVGMLDDADSAQGLRALFTTWITIPSGVRHQLIDAIISCVETAIEKNIGTWVEPVLRNLVVLNNRYPGDIGVLGALLLNYIILQPGEAIYLDAGNLHAYVSGLAVEIMANSDNVLRGGLTSKYVDVPELVKVLRFETLADPLAKRNGHEYEVPIDEFVLSCFDVDGELTLDSDKPSIILCTSGQILIGEYECGPSQAVWVSADHGDVVLSGTGTVFVASIS; this is translated from the coding sequence ATTACGCCGCTTGTGCCGCGGATGCAGAATTACCCTTGGGGCTCGCGTACGTTAATTGCGCAGTTACAGGGGCGAGAAGAAAGTGCTAAGCCGGAGGCAGAACTTTGGTATGGTGCGCATCCTGCTGGATCTTCAACTATCGGTGACTCGCAACAGAGTTTGCTTGAGCTTATTAATGAATGTCCTCAGGAGCAGTTAGGTGAGGATGTTATTGCTCGGTTTGGTCAGCGGTTGCCATTTTTGTTAAAAATTTTGGCTGCTGGTGAACCACTCAGCCTCCAAGCACATCCCACCCTAGTGCAGGCACAGGAAGGCTTTGCACGAGAAAATGAGCTAGGCATTGATATAGCGGCGAGCAATCGCAATTACCGCGATGATAATCACAAACCAGAATTATTAGTAGCACTGACTGAATTTCACGCAATGGCCGGTTTTAGGCCACTAGAGCGTACCAAAGAACTTTTTCATGCGATCGCCTGCCCAGAATTGGATCGCTATGTTGGCATGCTTGATGATGCCGATTCAGCTCAAGGGCTTCGAGCACTTTTTACCACGTGGATTACTATCCCATCCGGGGTACGCCATCAGCTTATCGACGCCATCATAAGCTGTGTAGAAACAGCTATTGAGAAAAATATTGGCACGTGGGTAGAGCCAGTATTGCGCAATCTGGTGGTGCTTAATAATCGCTATCCAGGTGATATCGGTGTTCTTGGTGCTTTGTTACTGAATTATATTATTTTGCAGCCTGGTGAGGCTATTTATCTAGATGCCGGTAATTTGCATGCGTATGTTTCTGGGCTAGCAGTAGAGATTATGGCTAACTCGGATAATGTGTTGCGCGGCGGTCTGACTTCTAAATATGTCGATGTACCTGAACTGGTTAAAGTATTACGATTTGAAACTCTTGCTGATCCATTAGCAAAGCGTAATGGACATGAGTACGAAGTTCCTATCGATGAATTTGTCTTATCTTGTTTTGATGTCGACGGTGAATTGACTTTAGACAGTGATAAGCCAAGCATAATTTTATGTACTAGTGGGCAGATTCTTATTGGTGAATATGAATGTGGGCCTTCACAAGCGGTGTGGGTTTCAGCTGATCATGGTGATGTTGTTCTTAGCGGCACTGGAACTGTTTTTGTGGCCAGTATCTCTTAG
- the mtrB gene encoding MtrAB system histidine kinase MtrB, producing the protein MSHRWRTSLQLRVLGSIFAASAVVMGILAVILISFVTQNLVNSKIDAADAEIDRARMSVEEQINSTSSSTSLQTRLNSARAVLTSRNSQSLDRQTTYEPIIVVSNPDGTVVSSPEGYRIPERLRSFVSQEQISYQFATIDRADGSAYKALIVGTPTETNIPHLQVYLVASMTQEETTLALLRGLFSAAAIVVVVLLVGIAWLLTQQVITPVRSASRISERFAAGHLRERMVVEGEDEMARLAMSFNSMAESLSKQITQLEEYGNLQRQFTSDVSHELRTPLTTVRMAADLIADDADDLSPGARRASELMVRELDRFESLLNDLLEISRHDAGVADLTATEFDIRSCINSAWQQVDHLAQELAVPVEFELPERPVMVSADNRRIERILRNLLANAIDHSESNPVVVKLEESDSAVAIAVLDHGVGLKPGQEELVFNRFWRADPSRVRHSGGTGLGLAIAREDALLHGGILDAEGASGIGTMFRLVVPKTPGSDIGEPPIALHIPAVLNQESEENAGRGIEHG; encoded by the coding sequence ATTAGCCATCGGTGGCGCACCTCTTTGCAGCTACGCGTTTTAGGATCTATTTTTGCGGCTTCGGCAGTAGTGATGGGTATTTTAGCGGTTATTTTGATCAGCTTTGTTACCCAGAATTTGGTGAATTCAAAAATAGATGCTGCCGATGCCGAAATCGATCGAGCACGCATGTCGGTGGAGGAACAAATTAACTCCACCTCGAGTTCGACCAGCCTACAAACAAGATTAAATTCTGCTCGCGCAGTTTTAACCTCGCGTAATTCTCAGTCATTAGATCGACAAACCACTTATGAGCCGATCATTGTGGTGAGTAATCCTGATGGGACTGTGGTCAGTTCCCCTGAAGGGTATCGGATTCCAGAACGGCTGCGCAGTTTTGTCAGCCAAGAGCAGATTTCTTATCAGTTCGCCACCATTGATCGTGCTGATGGTAGTGCATATAAAGCGCTTATTGTTGGTACTCCAACTGAAACCAATATTCCTCATTTACAGGTTTATTTGGTTGCTTCAATGACCCAAGAAGAAACTACCTTGGCGTTATTGCGGGGCTTGTTTTCCGCAGCAGCCATTGTTGTGGTGGTGTTATTGGTTGGTATCGCGTGGTTGCTCACCCAACAGGTCATTACCCCGGTACGTAGTGCAAGTAGAATTTCGGAACGCTTTGCTGCTGGTCATCTGCGTGAACGCATGGTTGTTGAGGGTGAAGATGAAATGGCCAGACTGGCCATGAGCTTTAATTCCATGGCGGAATCTTTAAGTAAGCAAATTACCCAATTGGAAGAATATGGTAATTTGCAGCGTCAATTCACTTCGGATGTTTCCCATGAGCTGCGCACCCCGCTGACTACGGTACGCATGGCAGCTGATCTTATTGCCGATGATGCTGATGACCTTTCGCCAGGAGCACGGCGCGCTAGTGAGCTTATGGTGCGTGAGCTTGATCGTTTTGAATCTTTGCTTAATGATCTACTAGAAATTTCGCGTCATGACGCTGGCGTTGCAGATCTTACTGCCACCGAATTTGATATTCGTAGCTGTATTAATTCTGCCTGGCAGCAAGTCGATCATCTGGCCCAAGAGTTAGCTGTTCCAGTGGAATTTGAGCTACCAGAGCGACCAGTAATGGTTTCAGCGGATAATCGTCGTATTGAACGTATTTTGCGCAATCTCTTAGCTAATGCGATTGACCATTCGGAATCGAATCCGGTAGTAGTCAAACTCGAAGAAAGCGATAGTGCTGTGGCGATTGCTGTTCTCGATCATGGGGTCGGGCTTAAGCCAGGACAAGAAGAACTAGTATTTAACCGTTTCTGGCGGGCTGATCCTTCTCGGGTTCGTCATTCTGGAGGCACTGGATTAGGTCTTGCTATTGCCCGGGAAGATGCGCTTTTGCATGGCGGTATTCTCGATGCTGAGGGTGCATCTGGGATAGGTACAATGTTTAGATTGGTTGTTCCTAAAACCCCTGGTAGTGATATAGGTGAGCCACCTATTGCATTACACATACCAGCAGTGTTAAACCAAGAATCAGAAGAAAACGCAGGCAGGGGAATAGAACATGGGTAA
- a CDS encoding Na+/H+ antiporter NhaC family protein, which yields MIEQLPILTIVPSVAAIVLAIATRRVLLSLGIGVLLAALLINDFHPVGTIQQVWRAFAGIFWLFDEGQPNTSSIFILLFLIILGIITSLVFMTGGTEAFSDWAVRRIKTRRGAKFFAAALGVVIFIDDYFNALAVGQVAKPVTDRYKVSRAKLAYIIDSTSAPVSILAPFSSWGASIIGLMTPIVVMGGVAANGVVAFMWSAAANYYAIAAVTSVFLVIGLSWEFGSMRKEERRALAEGKTYAPGAVIPGELSEDLPVHRPGALNSLIVPFLLLVVGVLGAMFVTGYLASGSTNPIDMLAETMVADSLLYGGLIGLVASVGYFFRIARYSTELDVLVLCRGVKGGAKSMMGAIYILVLAWMLSSLVSELGTGQYLGSLTQSWGVPPHWLIPVMFIVAGLMAFSTGTSWGSFGLLIPIAGDILLSVGATEAILPALGAVLAGAVMGDHCSPISDTTILSSTGAGCEIVTHVATQLPYALVVALAALLGYIVLAATTNIILGLVVTLVLVTIFILIGSLRSERLEKLHPVALV from the coding sequence ATGATCGAACAGCTTCCCATTCTGACAATTGTGCCCTCGGTGGCTGCTATTGTGCTAGCAATTGCCACCCGACGGGTTTTATTAAGTCTTGGAATTGGTGTGCTGCTAGCTGCGCTACTGATTAATGATTTTCACCCAGTAGGAACAATTCAACAGGTTTGGCGTGCATTCGCTGGTATTTTTTGGCTATTCGATGAGGGTCAGCCTAACACCTCAAGTATCTTTATTCTGCTCTTTTTAATTATTTTGGGCATTATTACCTCCTTGGTTTTTATGACCGGTGGCACAGAAGCCTTCTCAGATTGGGCGGTGCGTCGAATAAAAACCCGGCGCGGGGCAAAATTTTTTGCCGCTGCATTAGGAGTAGTGATTTTTATTGATGACTATTTCAATGCTCTTGCAGTGGGGCAAGTAGCTAAGCCGGTAACAGATCGGTATAAGGTCTCTCGGGCAAAATTGGCCTACATTATTGATTCCACTTCGGCACCAGTATCAATTCTGGCCCCCTTTTCTTCTTGGGGTGCTTCGATTATTGGTTTGATGACTCCTATTGTCGTGATGGGCGGAGTTGCCGCCAATGGGGTGGTGGCGTTTATGTGGTCAGCAGCAGCTAATTATTACGCTATTGCTGCGGTCACCTCGGTATTTTTAGTTATCGGGTTGAGCTGGGAATTCGGTTCAATGCGCAAAGAAGAACGCCGTGCTCTAGCAGAAGGTAAAACCTATGCCCCCGGAGCGGTCATCCCCGGCGAGTTATCAGAGGATTTGCCAGTGCATCGCCCGGGCGCACTGAATTCGCTTATTGTGCCTTTCCTTTTGTTGGTAGTAGGCGTTCTTGGGGCGATGTTTGTTACTGGTTACCTGGCAAGCGGTTCAACAAATCCTATTGATATGTTGGCTGAAACAATGGTGGCAGATTCGTTGCTTTATGGTGGTCTGATCGGGCTAGTTGCCTCTGTGGGCTATTTTTTCCGTATTGCACGCTATTCCACTGAACTAGATGTCTTGGTGTTATGCCGTGGGGTTAAAGGAGGCGCTAAATCTATGATGGGCGCAATTTATATCCTGGTTTTAGCGTGGATGCTTAGTTCTTTGGTCAGCGAACTAGGAACGGGACAATATTTAGGTTCATTGACTCAATCTTGGGGCGTGCCACCACATTGGTTGATCCCAGTGATGTTTATTGTTGCCGGCTTAATGGCTTTTTCTACTGGAACCTCGTGGGGATCTTTTGGATTGCTTATTCCAATCGCTGGTGATATTTTGCTTTCGGTAGGAGCCACTGAAGCAATCCTGCCAGCATTAGGGGCAGTTCTTGCTGGTGCGGTGATGGGGGATCACTGTTCGCCGATTTCCGATACAACGATTCTTTCTTCTACCGGTGCTGGCTGTGAGATCGTTACCCATGTGGCTACCCAATTACCTTATGCATTGGTGGTTGCGTTAGCAGCCTTGCTTGGTTATATAGTGCTAGCTGCGACTACCAATATTATTCTCGGATTAGTTGTGACTCTCGTATTGGTTACTATTTTTATTCTTATTGGATCATTACGTAGCGAGCGTCTAGAAAAGCTTCACCCAGTAGCTTTGGTTTAA
- a CDS encoding DUF4259 domain-containing protein → MGAWDDRILNEDINVDFLDDLLDREDSEIIEAIHDACVAATSGGRLSTEEERNGLAAATVVAIWAGAPFSGGEIVENYPFIRELIGEGDEELREKAAELLENAEIEEDLDAYLEVLS, encoded by the coding sequence ATGGGCGCGTGGGATGATCGTATTCTCAATGAAGATATTAATGTCGATTTTCTTGATGACCTGCTTGATCGTGAGGATAGTGAGATCATTGAGGCTATTCATGATGCATGTGTAGCAGCAACAAGCGGAGGACGTCTTTCTACGGAAGAAGAACGCAATGGTTTAGCGGCGGCAACCGTGGTAGCTATTTGGGCAGGTGCACCATTTAGTGGTGGTGAAATCGTCGAGAATTATCCTTTTATCCGTGAATTGATCGGTGAAGGTGATGAGGAATTACGCGAGAAAGCTGCTGAATTATTAGAGAATGCGGAAATAGAGGAAGATCTTGATGCATATTTAGAGGTGTTAAGTTAG
- a CDS encoding dTMP kinase, protein MIISIEGIDGAGKNTLVTALKERFDAHTIAFPRYRDSLPAQLGQAALYGKMGDLTDSIYGMATLFALDRHGIKEEIAAYSSGGEKTDKLLLLDRYSASNAAYSSARAENDELFAWVENLEFKTLGLPRPDLQLLLGTAPQLAQQRAQYREATDDTRVRDHYESDSGLQERTFAAYVRLAQLDWASPWWIIQPTQDVAQVASEIAHWAGKRLN, encoded by the coding sequence ATGATTATTTCTATTGAAGGCATTGACGGTGCCGGCAAAAATACGTTGGTAACTGCTTTAAAAGAGCGTTTCGACGCACATACCATTGCTTTCCCACGCTATCGGGATTCTCTCCCTGCTCAGCTTGGTCAGGCTGCTCTGTATGGAAAGATGGGGGATCTAACGGATTCTATTTATGGTATGGCTACGCTTTTTGCTTTGGATCGTCATGGAATTAAAGAAGAGATTGCAGCATATAGTTCCGGAGGCGAGAAAACAGACAAATTATTGCTGTTGGATCGTTATAGCGCTAGTAATGCTGCCTATTCTTCTGCTCGGGCAGAAAACGATGAACTTTTTGCTTGGGTTGAGAATTTAGAGTTCAAAACTTTAGGACTTCCTCGACCCGATTTGCAGTTATTGCTGGGCACTGCTCCACAGTTAGCTCAGCAACGAGCACAATATCGAGAAGCTACCGATGATACCCGGGTCAGAGATCACTATGAGTCTGATTCCGGTTTACAGGAACGCACCTTCGCTGCATATGTGCGGTTAGCACAGTTAGACTGGGCAAGTCCATGGTGGATTATTCAGCCGACCCAGGATGTAGCTCAGGTTGCAAGTGAAATCGCTCATTGGGCGGGAAAAAGACTAAACTGA
- the ahcY gene encoding adenosylhomocysteinase has protein sequence MDAVAMDYKVADLSLAQAGRHQIRLAEYEMPGLMQLREEYRAKQPLRGARIAGNIHMTVQTAVLIETLTILGAQVRWASCNIFSTQDEAAAAVVVGRDGTPENPQGVPVFAWKGESLVDYWWCVNQIFSWGDQLPNMILDDGGDATMAVILGKEFEEAGKVPVAQANDSDEYRAFLAMLDEVITSENPQDKNKWTKIAVSIKGVTEETTTGVQRLYQYEQQERLPFPAMNVNDAVTKSKFDNKYGTRHSLIDGINRATDTLIGGKNILICGYGDVGKGCAEAMAGQGARVKVTEADPINALQALMDGFPVVHVDEAIAEADIVITATGNIGIISFAHMLAMKDHAVLGNIGHFDNEIDMASLHYRDDVTRVNIKPQVDEFTLPNGKSIVVLSEGRLLNLGNATGHPSFVMSTSFADQTIAQIELFNNDGSYTNQVYRLPKILDEKVARIHVEALGGTITKLTKEQAAYIGVDVAGPFKPEHYRY, from the coding sequence ATGGACGCAGTTGCTATGGACTATAAAGTTGCCGACCTTAGCCTTGCACAGGCGGGTCGCCATCAGATTCGGTTAGCTGAATATGAGATGCCTGGGCTTATGCAGTTGCGCGAAGAGTATCGAGCTAAACAGCCGTTACGTGGTGCGCGCATTGCCGGTAATATTCACATGACGGTACAAACTGCGGTGCTTATTGAAACCCTTACCATTTTGGGTGCGCAGGTACGCTGGGCAAGTTGCAATATTTTTTCCACTCAAGATGAAGCTGCGGCAGCTGTGGTAGTAGGTCGTGATGGTACCCCAGAAAATCCACAAGGCGTGCCAGTTTTCGCATGGAAAGGTGAGTCTTTAGTTGATTATTGGTGGTGCGTTAATCAAATCTTTAGCTGGGGTGATCAGCTGCCCAATATGATCCTTGATGATGGTGGTGATGCCACTATGGCTGTTATCCTGGGTAAAGAATTTGAAGAAGCCGGTAAGGTGCCTGTAGCTCAAGCTAATGATTCTGATGAATATCGGGCTTTTTTAGCCATGCTGGACGAGGTTATAACAAGTGAGAATCCACAAGATAAAAATAAGTGGACTAAAATCGCTGTATCAATAAAAGGCGTTACTGAAGAGACTACCACCGGTGTACAACGGTTATACCAGTATGAACAGCAGGAAAGATTGCCTTTCCCCGCCATGAATGTCAATGATGCGGTAACCAAATCTAAATTCGACAATAAATATGGCACACGTCATTCGCTTATCGATGGAATCAACCGCGCTACCGATACGCTTATTGGTGGAAAAAACATCCTTATTTGTGGCTATGGTGATGTGGGTAAGGGCTGTGCGGAGGCTATGGCCGGTCAAGGCGCGCGGGTAAAAGTTACCGAAGCTGATCCTATTAATGCGTTACAAGCGCTTATGGATGGTTTTCCAGTAGTACATGTTGATGAAGCAATTGCTGAAGCAGATATTGTTATTACTGCTACCGGAAATATAGGGATTATTTCTTTTGCACACATGCTGGCGATGAAAGATCATGCGGTGTTAGGCAATATTGGCCACTTTGATAATGAAATTGATATGGCTAGTTTGCACTACCGTGATGATGTCACCAGGGTCAATATTAAGCCACAAGTCGATGAATTCACCTTGCCTAATGGTAAATCTATTGTGGTTCTTTCGGAAGGTCGACTATTAAATTTAGGTAATGCAACCGGTCATCCTAGTTTTGTTATGTCTACTTCTTTTGCTGATCAAACTATTGCCCAGATCGAGCTATTTAATAATGATGGCAGTTATACTAACCAGGTTTATCGCCTACCAAAAATTTTGGATGAAAAGGTTGCCCGTATCCATGTGGAAGCCTTAGGCGGTACCATTACCAAGCTGACCAAGGAACAAGCCGCTTATATTGGCGTTGATGTTGCTGGGCCATTTAAACCAGAACACTACCGGTATTAA
- the mtrA gene encoding MtrAB system response regulator MtrA — MPQKILVVDDDPAISEMLTIVLQAEGFDTVAVTDGALAVDTFHRERPDLVLLDLMLPGMNGIDICRSIRADSTVPIVMLTAKTDTVDVVLGLESGADDYVNKPFKPKELVARIRARLRRSEEEPGDSIEVGDLFIDVPAHVVSRGDEEIQLTPLEFELLLELSSKPGQVFTREALLHKVWGYRNASDTRLVNVHVQRLRAKIEKDPENPQIVLTVRGVGYKTGQE; from the coding sequence ATGCCGCAGAAAATTCTCGTGGTCGATGATGACCCAGCAATTTCTGAGATGCTTACCATTGTGTTGCAGGCTGAGGGCTTTGACACTGTCGCAGTAACAGATGGGGCACTAGCGGTAGACACCTTCCATCGGGAACGGCCAGATTTGGTGCTATTGGATTTAATGCTGCCCGGAATGAATGGTATTGATATTTGCCGGAGTATCCGTGCCGATTCAACAGTTCCCATCGTGATGCTCACCGCTAAAACTGACACAGTTGATGTGGTTTTAGGTTTGGAGTCAGGCGCTGATGATTATGTCAACAAGCCTTTTAAACCTAAAGAGTTGGTAGCGCGTATTCGCGCTCGTCTGCGTCGTAGTGAAGAAGAACCCGGCGATAGTATTGAAGTCGGTGATTTATTTATCGACGTTCCAGCCCACGTCGTTAGCCGTGGGGATGAAGAAATACAACTGACCCCGCTGGAATTTGAATTGTTGCTGGAACTATCTAGTAAGCCAGGGCAAGTGTTTACTCGTGAAGCACTCTTGCACAAGGTATGGGGCTATCGAAATGCTTCCGACACTCGATTGGTCAACGTCCATGTGCAGCGGTTGCGAGCCAAAATTGAAAAAGATCCTGAAAATCCACAGATCGTGCTTACGGTACGTGGCGTGGGGTATAAGACGGGGCAGGAGTAA
- a CDS encoding DUF3499 domain-containing protein, whose product MNQFRRCSRPGCGKPAVATLTYAYARSIAMVGPLIDNDDPHSWDLCEHHAARITAPVNWELVRVEDIEEDDEELTALADSVREPLPATPPPILNSTNDYGAQHPVHRNQRKQVKRGHLSVVPEPSESS is encoded by the coding sequence GTGAATCAATTTCGTCGGTGCTCCAGGCCTGGCTGCGGCAAACCTGCTGTAGCAACGCTTACCTACGCTTATGCGCGCTCTATTGCCATGGTGGGCCCGCTTATCGATAACGATGATCCGCACAGTTGGGATTTATGTGAACATCACGCTGCCCGTATTACCGCACCCGTGAACTGGGAATTGGTACGCGTGGAAGATATTGAAGAAGACGATGAGGAATTAACGGCGCTAGCAGATTCGGTGCGTGAACCACTTCCAGCTACGCCACCACCAATTTTGAACTCAACTAATGATTATGGCGCACAACATCCAGTGCATCGCAATCAGCGTAAACAAGTTAAACGTGGACACCTTAGCGTGGTTCCAGAACCTAGCGAGAGTTCTTAA